From the Desulfovibrio sp. JY genome, one window contains:
- a CDS encoding AAA family ATPase, giving the protein MYIRRIEIENIKNFDSVVWDIKQDADAHGWHVILGDNGAGKSTFIKAISLLLMGPELAPRTQSDFTKWVKQGSCEGRIVARVEHDSLFDRWSDTGRTSASALSVEVIISSDGSVKKGRANYSERTLWGRGTGWFSSSFGPFRRFTGGDQTYSKLFYSYPDVARHLSAFNEAVALTETLEWLKDLRFKQLEDFGCKEGRLLDQVIKFINDDNFLPNGAFVDQVTSKGVVFKDAQGSVIDIEDASDGHRSILSLMIELIRQMTVAYNTSSIFSDDGSKIVYPGVVLVDEIDAHLHPRWQRSVGQWLCKHFPRVQFMVTTHSPLVCQNAINGSVFQLSRPGREDRSGMVSGERLKKLIYGNVLEAYSSGVFGDGIERSDRAESLLNELAELNVRARRAILTREEKKRRSELQAIFPTEE; this is encoded by the coding sequence ATGTATATCAGAAGGATTGAAATTGAAAATATAAAGAACTTTGATTCCGTAGTTTGGGATATTAAGCAAGATGCTGATGCTCATGGATGGCATGTGATTCTTGGCGATAACGGTGCAGGAAAGTCGACTTTTATTAAGGCTATTTCATTGTTGTTGATGGGTCCTGAGCTGGCTCCTCGTACACAATCTGATTTTACAAAATGGGTTAAGCAGGGTTCTTGCGAAGGAAGAATTGTTGCTCGTGTCGAACATGATAGTCTATTTGATCGATGGTCAGACACTGGAAGGACGAGTGCTTCAGCTTTAAGTGTAGAAGTTATTATTTCCTCTGATGGATCTGTTAAAAAAGGAAGGGCTAACTACTCAGAACGTACGTTATGGGGGCGAGGGACAGGTTGGTTTTCGTCGTCCTTCGGTCCTTTTCGTAGATTCACGGGTGGCGATCAAACGTATAGCAAGTTGTTTTATTCTTATCCTGATGTTGCACGTCATCTGTCAGCTTTTAACGAAGCTGTGGCTCTTACTGAGACTCTCGAGTGGCTAAAGGATTTGAGGTTTAAACAGTTGGAAGACTTTGGTTGCAAAGAAGGGCGTCTTTTAGATCAAGTGATAAAGTTTATTAATGATGACAACTTTTTGCCTAACGGAGCATTTGTTGACCAGGTCACATCAAAGGGAGTTGTTTTTAAAGATGCACAAGGATCTGTCATTGATATTGAAGATGCGAGTGATGGCCATAGGTCAATTCTGAGCTTGATGATTGAACTTATCCGTCAAATGACAGTTGCGTATAACACAAGTAGTATTTTCAGCGATGATGGAAGCAAGATAGTTTATCCGGGAGTTGTGTTAGTTGATGAAATAGATGCGCATTTGCACCCACGTTGGCAAAGAAGTGTTGGGCAATGGTTGTGTAAGCATTTTCCTAGAGTTCAATTTATGGTTACAACGCACAGCCCGCTTGTCTGTCAAAATGCAATTAATGGGTCTGTTTTTCAACTTTCGCGTCCTGGTCGTGAAGATAGGAGCGGCATGGTTTCTGGGGAGAGATTGAAGAAGTTAATTTATGGTAATGTGTTGGAAGCGTATAGTTCTGGAGTTTTTGGTGATGGGATTGAACGTTCTGATCGAGCTGAATCTCTTCTGAATGAATTGGCTGAGTTGAATGTGCGTGCACGTCGTGCGATCTTGACACGAGAAGAGAAAAAGCGACGGAGTGAACTCCAGGCTATTTTCCCAACAGAGGAATAA
- the kdpA gene encoding potassium-transporting ATPase subunit KdpA produces MNQNNFLQLLFFLSVLLVLSWPLGLYAARVYQGRPCGLDTILGPFERLLYRIGGVDASREMDWKTYALAMLGINALGMLCVYALERLQGGLPLNPLRLPGVDPFVAVNTAVSFATNTNWQAYAGESTMSILTQMLGLAVQNFLSAATGMAVAIALIRGLARRETAHLGNFWQDLTRSVLYILLPLSFVLALLLIWQGVPQTFTGQVEAAWLDPTPHVASSTSPDTTSADQPPTKQTIVLGPVASQVAIKQLGTNGGGYFNVNSAHPFENPTPLTNLLEMLAILLIPAALCHTFGAMIGDRRQGLAILAAMTILFAGFAALTLAAESVPNPALAGIGVPAVPSLEGKEVRFGAAGSALWAAATTAASNGSVNAMHDSFSPLGGMWPMLLMQLGEVVYGGVGSGLYGMLVFAVVTVFVAGLMVGRTPEYCGKKIEPFETKMAALVILIPPFLCLAGTALAAVIGPADAVSNPGPHGFSQMLYAFSSMGNNNGSAFAGLTSTSPFWTIAGVVAMFVSRYWLIVPVLALAGSLAGKKRLAQGPGTLPTHGGIFVALLMVVVLVVGALTFVPALALGPVAEQLALFQ; encoded by the coding sequence ATGAACCAGAACAACTTCCTGCAACTCTTGTTTTTCCTAAGCGTACTACTTGTGTTGTCCTGGCCGCTGGGGCTCTACGCCGCTCGAGTCTACCAGGGGCGGCCTTGTGGCCTGGACACGATACTTGGGCCGTTTGAGCGCCTGCTCTATCGCATCGGCGGCGTCGATGCCTCTCGGGAAATGGACTGGAAGACCTATGCTCTGGCCATGCTCGGCATAAACGCCCTGGGCATGCTCTGCGTCTACGCCCTGGAACGGCTCCAAGGAGGGCTCCCGCTCAATCCTCTACGCCTTCCCGGGGTGGACCCGTTCGTGGCCGTCAACACGGCCGTAAGCTTCGCCACCAATACCAACTGGCAGGCCTACGCCGGCGAGTCCACCATGAGCATCCTCACCCAGATGCTGGGGCTCGCCGTCCAGAACTTCCTCTCCGCCGCCACCGGCATGGCTGTGGCCATAGCCCTCATCCGAGGACTTGCCCGTCGGGAGACGGCCCACTTGGGGAACTTCTGGCAGGACCTCACGCGATCCGTCCTGTACATCCTGCTGCCGCTCTCTTTCGTACTGGCTCTTCTCCTAATCTGGCAGGGTGTGCCCCAAACATTCACGGGGCAGGTCGAAGCCGCCTGGCTCGATCCCACCCCCCATGTCGCCTCGTCCACGTCGCCGGACACGACGTCGGCTGACCAGCCCCCGACCAAACAGACCATCGTCCTTGGCCCCGTGGCCTCGCAGGTGGCCATCAAGCAGCTCGGTACCAACGGCGGCGGCTACTTCAACGTCAATTCCGCCCATCCCTTCGAAAATCCGACGCCCCTGACCAATCTTCTGGAAATGCTGGCCATCCTGCTCATCCCGGCAGCGCTGTGCCACACTTTTGGTGCCATGATCGGCGACAGGAGGCAGGGCTTGGCCATCCTGGCGGCCATGACCATTCTCTTCGCCGGGTTTGCCGCGCTGACACTGGCCGCCGAGTCGGTTCCCAATCCGGCTCTGGCCGGTATCGGCGTACCAGCCGTTCCTAGCTTGGAAGGCAAGGAAGTCCGCTTCGGCGCGGCCGGATCAGCCTTGTGGGCCGCAGCCACCACCGCCGCCTCCAATGGCTCGGTCAATGCCATGCACGATAGTTTCTCGCCCCTTGGCGGCATGTGGCCGATGCTGCTCATGCAGCTTGGCGAGGTGGTGTACGGCGGCGTGGGATCGGGGCTTTACGGCATGCTGGTCTTCGCCGTGGTCACGGTTTTCGTGGCCGGCCTCATGGTCGGACGCACGCCGGAATACTGCGGCAAGAAAATCGAACCATTCGAAACGAAGATGGCCGCGCTCGTCATCCTGATTCCGCCGTTTCTTTGCCTGGCGGGGACGGCGCTGGCCGCCGTGATCGGACCGGCCGACGCCGTGTCCAACCCGGGACCGCACGGCTTTTCCCAGATGCTCTACGCCTTTTCCTCCATGGGCAACAACAATGGCAGCGCGTTTGCCGGACTGACTTCCACCTCACCCTTCTGGACCATTGCCGGAGTCGTGGCCATGTTCGTATCCCGCTACTGGCTGATCGTCCCGGTCCTGGCCCTGGCGGGATCGCTTGCCGGGAAAAAGCGCCTGGCCCAAGGCCCCGGCACCCTGCCGACCCACGGGGGCATTTTCGTCGCTCTGCTCATGGTCGTGGTCCTGGTGGTTGGGGCGCTTACCTTTGTGCCCGCCCTGGCGCTGGGTCCCGTGGCCGAACAGCTCGCCCTTTTCCAGTAG
- the kdpB gene encoding potassium-transporting ATPase subunit KdpB, whose product MTKHTKRPLFDPAIVRQAGLDCLRKLSPARQARNPVMFTVYVGSILTTILAVQAALGHGEATVGFVAGIAAWLWATVLFANFAEAMAEGRGKAQAAALRGLRRDVTAKKLASPQRDAAVAEVPASSLHRGDVFLVEAGDTIPSDGEIVEGIASVDESAITGESAPVIREAGGDRSAVTGGTRLLSDWLIVKVAADAGETFLDRMISLVEGAKRRKTPNEIALNILLASLTLIFLVVCVTLRPMSAYAVAAAGQGQAVTITALAALFVCLAPTTIGGLLSAIGIAGMDRLIQAGVIATSGRAVEAAGDVDVLLLDKTGTITLGNRQATAFLAAKGIDERQLAEVAQLASLADETPEGRSIVVLAKERFGIRGHDLEALGATFVPFTAQTRLSGVDLLGRSIRKGAADAVKALAEAAGNRIPEEVERAIHEVAKSGGTPLVVAENGKPLGVVWLKDIVKGGIHERFAELRAMGIKTIMVTGDNPLTAAAIAAEAGVDDFLAEATPEAKLARIRQYQAEGKMVAMTGDGTNDAPALAQADVGVAMNSGTQAAKEAGNMVDLDSNPTKLLEVVAIGKQLLMTRGSLTTFSIANDIAKYFAIIPAVFIGIYPQLALLNVMGLATPKSAVLAAVIFNALIIVFLIPLALKGVKYVPAPAVVALRRNLLVYGLGGLVVPFVGIKCIDMLIAALGWA is encoded by the coding sequence ATGACCAAGCATACCAAACGTCCGCTTTTTGATCCCGCCATTGTTCGCCAGGCCGGCCTCGACTGCCTGCGCAAGCTGTCTCCGGCCCGGCAGGCGCGCAACCCCGTCATGTTCACGGTCTATGTCGGCAGCATCCTGACCACGATCCTGGCCGTCCAAGCGGCACTTGGCCACGGTGAGGCCACGGTCGGCTTCGTGGCCGGCATCGCCGCCTGGCTGTGGGCCACCGTGCTCTTCGCCAACTTCGCCGAAGCCATGGCCGAGGGTCGGGGAAAGGCCCAAGCCGCCGCCTTGCGCGGACTGCGCCGGGACGTAACCGCCAAAAAGCTCGCATCACCACAGCGCGACGCTGCCGTGGCCGAAGTCCCGGCCAGTTCTCTGCACCGAGGGGACGTATTTCTCGTCGAAGCCGGCGACACCATTCCCTCCGACGGCGAGATCGTGGAGGGGATCGCCTCGGTGGACGAGTCCGCCATCACCGGCGAATCCGCCCCGGTCATCCGCGAGGCTGGCGGCGACCGCAGCGCCGTTACCGGCGGCACGCGCCTGCTTTCGGACTGGTTGATAGTCAAGGTGGCGGCCGACGCCGGCGAGACCTTCCTCGACCGCATGATTTCCCTGGTGGAGGGCGCAAAGCGCCGCAAGACCCCAAACGAGATCGCGCTGAACATCCTGCTCGCCTCCTTGACGCTGATCTTCCTCGTGGTCTGCGTGACGCTACGCCCCATGTCGGCCTACGCCGTGGCTGCCGCCGGGCAGGGGCAGGCCGTGACCATCACCGCCCTGGCCGCATTGTTTGTGTGCCTGGCTCCGACCACCATCGGCGGCCTTCTTTCGGCAATCGGCATCGCCGGCATGGACCGGCTCATCCAGGCCGGGGTCATCGCCACCTCGGGGAGGGCCGTGGAGGCTGCTGGCGACGTGGACGTGTTGCTGCTCGACAAGACCGGCACCATTACCCTGGGCAACCGCCAGGCAACCGCCTTCCTGGCGGCCAAAGGCATAGACGAACGCCAATTGGCGGAAGTGGCCCAACTTGCCTCCCTGGCCGACGAGACGCCGGAGGGTCGGTCCATCGTGGTGCTAGCCAAGGAGCGCTTCGGCATTCGCGGCCATGACCTGGAAGCCCTGGGCGCGACCTTCGTACCGTTTACAGCCCAAACGCGTCTGTCCGGCGTCGATCTGTTGGGACGCAGCATCCGCAAGGGCGCGGCCGACGCGGTGAAGGCCCTGGCCGAAGCTGCGGGCAACCGGATACCCGAAGAAGTTGAGCGCGCCATTCACGAAGTAGCCAAATCCGGCGGCACGCCGCTGGTGGTGGCTGAAAACGGCAAGCCGCTTGGCGTCGTTTGGCTGAAAGACATCGTCAAGGGCGGCATCCACGAACGCTTCGCCGAGCTTCGGGCCATGGGCATCAAGACCATCATGGTCACCGGCGACAACCCGCTCACCGCCGCGGCCATCGCAGCCGAGGCGGGGGTGGACGACTTCCTGGCCGAAGCCACGCCCGAGGCCAAGCTCGCCCGTATCCGCCAGTACCAGGCCGAGGGCAAGATGGTGGCCATGACCGGCGACGGCACCAACGACGCCCCGGCCCTGGCCCAGGCCGATGTGGGCGTAGCCATGAATTCCGGCACCCAGGCCGCCAAGGAAGCGGGCAACATGGTGGACCTCGACTCCAACCCCACAAAACTTCTGGAGGTCGTGGCCATCGGCAAGCAGCTGCTCATGACGCGCGGGTCGCTGACCACCTTTTCCATCGCCAACGATATCGCCAAGTACTTCGCCATCATCCCGGCCGTGTTCATCGGCATCTACCCGCAGCTCGCCCTGCTCAATGTCATGGGGCTGGCCACGCCGAAATCCGCCGTGCTCGCGGCCGTCATCTTCAACGCCCTCATCATCGTCTTTCTCATCCCCCTGGCGCTTAAGGGGGTCAAATACGTGCCGGCCCCGGCCGTGGTCGCCTTGCGGCGAAACCTCCTTGTCTACGGCCTGGGCGGACTGGTCGTGCCGTTTGTCGGCATCAAGTGCATCGACATGCTTATCGCCGCCCTGGGCTGGGCTTAA
- the kdpC gene encoding potassium-transporting ATPase subunit KdpC has translation MFVELGKQLKTSCLMFLWLSVLTGLLYPLAVTALGTGLFPKQAMGSLIKRQDAVMGCALLGQPFTSDRYFHGRPSATSPHPYNAAASSGSNLAQTNPALRQAVREQAAMQARDNPDAPVPMDLVTTSASGLDPDISPEAASYQITRVAKARDLPRQTVADLVARHTEGRLFGFWGEPRVNVLRLNLALDALSPAQ, from the coding sequence ATGTTCGTTGAACTCGGAAAACAGTTGAAGACATCCTGCCTGATGTTTCTGTGGCTAAGCGTTTTGACAGGGCTGCTCTATCCCTTGGCCGTCACGGCACTCGGCACGGGACTTTTCCCGAAACAAGCCATGGGGTCCCTGATCAAACGGCAGGATGCCGTCATGGGTTGCGCCCTGCTCGGACAACCCTTCACGTCCGACCGCTATTTCCACGGACGCCCCTCGGCCACGTCGCCCCATCCCTACAATGCCGCCGCCTCGTCGGGCTCCAACCTGGCCCAGACCAATCCGGCCCTGCGGCAGGCCGTCAGGGAACAAGCCGCCATGCAGGCAAGGGACAACCCCGACGCGCCGGTCCCCATGGACCTGGTCACGACCTCGGCAAGTGGGCTTGATCCCGACATCAGTCCGGAAGCCGCCTCCTACCAGATTACACGGGTGGCCAAGGCGCGAGACCTGCCCAGGCAGACCGTCGCCGATCTGGTCGCCCGGCACACCGAAGGCCGTCTCTTTGGATTTTGGGGGGAACCGCGCGTCAACGTGCTGCGCCTCAATTTGGCGCTGGATGCCCTGAGCCCCGCGCAGTAG
- a CDS encoding sensor histidine kinase KdpD: protein MHDEDNRPDPDALLAMVQREEESKRRGQLRIFLGMAPGVGKTYAMLEAARLKMTEGVELLVGIVETHGRQDTEALLYGMSILPRQRIDYRGHTLEEFDLNTALARRPSLILVDELAHTNAPGCRHPKRWQDVEELLEHGLDVWTTLNVQHLESLNDIVAQITGVRVRETVPDAVLAKAQSVILVDLPPEDLRQRLTEGKVYLPRQAEWAGENFFRSGNLNALRELALRQTANRVGTEVLVYRRGHAIETTWPTAERILVCVGPSPYSATLVRSAKRLADGLHADWHALFIQKSPEGTPTSRAMANLRLAQELGAQTHVLTGADVARLIVGFARQHNVTRIVIGKPLRRSILDWFRGSPVDRLVRESGEIDVHVIKGQDPRLSQPRIQHLPAPKKRWQGFLTAGGIVAACTAACFGMYPHLELANLIMVYLVGVVAASVWLSRPASILASFLSVLAFDFCFVPPRFSFSVSDVSYLVTFAVMFLVAMVQSGMASRIKTQADSAVQLERQASELSDFSRNLAMTRKAANLLRVAREHIASIFGCTAFALLPGDDGKLENAFVAEAHEALADKDVGVAQWVFDNGKPAGLSTQTLAEADALYLPLAGTEAVLGVMGLRPDDPGAADALELPDRRRLLDAVVRQTALALDVDRLEERAKTTLVEAEREKLRAALLSTVTHDFKTPLSAIAGSAESLMVLGEAATAEVRRSLEENIAQEASRLERLVDNLLRIAALESGSVVPDIKPIPLEDVVGSALARLDATLSGHAVRLDIPGNLPPIPMDEVLMEQVLINLLENAAKHTPPGTEILVSAAIRGQKAVIEVRDAGPGLPPGDPEKLFERFQRGDRVSSSGYGLGLAICRAVVKAHGGSITADRNSPSGAAFTVILPLYANE, encoded by the coding sequence ATGCACGACGAGGACAACCGCCCCGATCCGGATGCCTTGCTGGCCATGGTGCAGCGCGAAGAGGAGAGCAAGCGGCGCGGCCAGTTGCGCATCTTCCTCGGCATGGCCCCGGGGGTCGGCAAGACCTACGCCATGCTGGAAGCGGCGCGCCTCAAGATGACCGAAGGCGTCGAACTCCTGGTCGGCATCGTGGAGACCCACGGACGCCAGGACACCGAGGCCCTGCTCTACGGCATGTCCATCCTGCCGCGCCAGCGCATCGACTACCGGGGCCACACCCTGGAGGAGTTCGACCTCAACACGGCCCTGGCCAGGCGCCCGTCGCTTATCCTGGTGGACGAACTGGCCCATACCAACGCCCCGGGCTGCCGCCACCCGAAACGATGGCAGGATGTCGAGGAGTTGCTCGAACATGGCCTCGACGTCTGGACGACCCTCAATGTGCAGCACCTGGAGAGCTTAAACGACATTGTCGCCCAGATAACCGGCGTTCGCGTGCGCGAAACCGTTCCCGACGCCGTGCTGGCCAAGGCCCAGTCCGTCATCCTCGTCGACCTGCCGCCCGAAGATCTGCGCCAACGCCTGACAGAGGGAAAAGTCTACCTGCCCAGACAAGCCGAGTGGGCCGGGGAAAACTTCTTCAGGTCAGGCAACCTGAACGCCCTTCGCGAACTGGCCCTGCGCCAGACCGCCAACCGGGTGGGCACCGAGGTGCTCGTCTACCGCCGGGGACATGCTATTGAAACCACTTGGCCCACGGCGGAACGCATTTTGGTGTGCGTCGGGCCTTCCCCGTACTCGGCCACCCTGGTGCGCTCGGCAAAACGTCTGGCCGACGGGCTTCACGCCGATTGGCACGCGCTGTTCATCCAGAAAAGTCCCGAAGGAACTCCCACCAGCCGGGCCATGGCCAACCTACGTCTGGCCCAGGAACTGGGCGCGCAGACCCATGTCCTGACCGGGGCCGACGTGGCCCGGCTCATCGTCGGCTTCGCCCGGCAGCACAACGTGACCCGCATCGTCATCGGCAAGCCCCTGCGCCGCAGCATCCTGGATTGGTTCCGGGGAAGTCCGGTGGACCGGTTGGTGCGCGAAAGCGGCGAAATCGACGTGCACGTCATCAAGGGACAGGACCCGCGCCTTTCGCAACCCCGTATCCAACATCTGCCTGCCCCCAAAAAACGGTGGCAAGGCTTTCTGACGGCCGGCGGCATCGTCGCGGCATGCACGGCGGCCTGCTTCGGCATGTACCCGCATCTCGAACTGGCGAACCTGATCATGGTCTATCTGGTCGGCGTGGTGGCGGCCTCGGTCTGGTTGTCGCGGCCGGCCTCCATCCTGGCCTCGTTTCTCAGCGTCCTGGCCTTTGATTTCTGTTTCGTGCCGCCCCGCTTCAGCTTCTCGGTGTCCGACGTGTCCTATCTGGTCACCTTTGCCGTCATGTTCCTGGTGGCCATGGTGCAAAGCGGCATGGCCTCGCGCATCAAGACCCAGGCCGACAGCGCCGTCCAATTGGAACGCCAGGCCTCGGAGTTGAGCGATTTCTCGCGCAATCTGGCCATGACCCGCAAAGCGGCCAACCTCCTGCGCGTGGCCCGGGAACATATCGCGAGCATCTTCGGCTGCACGGCGTTCGCCCTCCTGCCGGGCGACGACGGCAAGTTGGAAAACGCCTTCGTCGCCGAGGCGCACGAGGCGCTGGCCGACAAGGACGTGGGGGTTGCTCAATGGGTCTTTGACAATGGCAAGCCGGCGGGCCTGTCCACCCAGACACTGGCCGAAGCCGACGCCCTGTACCTGCCCTTGGCCGGGACCGAGGCCGTACTCGGTGTCATGGGCCTGCGCCCCGATGATCCAGGAGCGGCTGACGCCTTGGAACTTCCCGACCGCCGCCGACTGCTCGACGCCGTGGTGCGCCAGACGGCCCTGGCTCTGGACGTGGACCGGTTGGAAGAGCGGGCCAAGACGACGCTGGTCGAAGCGGAACGGGAAAAGTTGCGGGCAGCGCTGCTCTCCACCGTGACCCACGATTTCAAGACGCCCCTTTCCGCCATTGCAGGTTCGGCCGAGAGCCTTATGGTCCTCGGCGAGGCCGCCACGGCCGAGGTGCGCCGTTCCCTGGAGGAGAACATCGCCCAGGAAGCCTCACGCCTGGAACGCTTGGTGGACAACCTGTTGCGCATCGCCGCCCTGGAATCCGGGTCCGTCGTGCCGGACATCAAGCCGATTCCCCTCGAGGATGTGGTGGGCAGCGCCCTGGCCCGTCTCGACGCGACGCTGTCCGGCCATGCGGTGCGCCTGGACATCCCCGGCAACTTGCCTCCCATCCCCATGGACGAGGTGCTTATGGAGCAGGTGCTCATCAATCTGCTGGAAAACGCGGCCAAGCACACCCCGCCGGGGACGGAAATCCTTGTTTCCGCTGCTATTCGCGGCCAGAAGGCCGTTATCGAAGTCCGCGACGCCGGCCCGGGTCTACCGCCGGGCGATCCTGAAAAACTCTTCGAACGGTTTCAGCGCGGCGACAGGGTCAGCTCCTCCGGGTACGGACTGGGCCTGGCCATCTGCCGCGCCGTGGTCAAGGCGCATGGCGGCTCCATCACGGCCGACCGAAACAGCCCATCCGGGGCCGCGTTCACCGTCATCCTTCCCCTGTATGCGAACGAATAA
- a CDS encoding response regulator transcription factor, which translates to MRTNKKTILIVDDEPPIRRFLTPFLEAEGYAVIEAGLGREALSLIASHEPDVILLDLGLPDMDGEELLRALPMWVRAKVIVLSVRSRERDKVTALDLGASDYLTKPFSLAELAARIRVCLRRGGDDGESPPTRYVFGDLWIDMEAHTAGLAAQDLHLTPTEFKLLAYLARHAGKVVTHGQLLKAVWGKQSQGQEHYVRIHIHKLRQKIEQDPARPRYLRTETGIGYRFTDG; encoded by the coding sequence ATGCGAACGAATAAGAAAACCATCCTCATCGTTGACGACGAGCCACCCATCCGCCGCTTCCTGACGCCGTTTCTGGAGGCCGAGGGCTACGCCGTCATCGAGGCTGGCTTGGGCCGCGAGGCCCTTTCCCTAATCGCGTCCCATGAACCGGACGTCATCCTCCTCGACCTGGGGCTGCCCGACATGGATGGGGAGGAGCTGTTGCGCGCCCTGCCCATGTGGGTCCGGGCCAAGGTCATAGTCCTGTCCGTTCGCTCAAGGGAGCGGGACAAAGTGACGGCCTTGGACCTCGGCGCATCCGACTACCTCACCAAGCCTTTCAGCCTAGCGGAATTGGCCGCGCGAATCCGGGTTTGCCTTCGGCGCGGGGGCGATGACGGGGAGTCGCCACCCACTCGCTACGTGTTCGGGGATTTATGGATCGATATGGAAGCCCATACGGCGGGCCTTGCGGCACAAGACCTCCACCTAACCCCGACGGAGTTCAAGTTGCTGGCCTACTTGGCCCGTCATGCCGGCAAGGTTGTCACCCATGGGCAATTGCTCAAGGCGGTCTGGGGCAAACAAAGCCAGGGACAGGAGCATTACGTGCGCATCCACATCCATAAGCTGCGACAGAAAATCGAGCAGGATCCTGCCCGCCCGCGCTATCTCCGGACGGAAACCGGCATTGGCTATCGGTTTACAGATGGATAG
- a CDS encoding restriction endonuclease, with translation MAIWLVRAGSHGEYEQKFVQENRVYVTWDGLDADLSKLHERKELIDLMGRIYPDAKPRTIQNWASQVWPFAHEIKQGDLVAVPFKSQRVIYIGEVVSDYHFEPEGPNPYYHWRSVKWVGEAIPRSSFSQDILYTFGAFMTICRVQRNDAEARINAMRANNWQPESLRAATVQPTATDEEGVAEGPADLEELARDQIARAIEAKFKGHDLTRLVEAVLEAQGYTTYRSPEGADGGADILAGAGPHGFGQPRLCVEVKSGSTPTDRPTVDKLLGAVTKFGATEGLFVSWGGFKPNVQKELAASFFRVRLWSQKELLEQLFSTYEKLDADLKAELPLKRIWTVTPQDQ, from the coding sequence ATGGCAATTTGGTTGGTTCGTGCAGGCTCCCACGGTGAATACGAACAAAAGTTTGTTCAGGAAAATCGTGTTTACGTAACATGGGATGGACTTGATGCCGATCTCAGCAAGTTGCATGAGCGAAAGGAACTTATTGATCTCATGGGGCGTATCTATCCTGATGCCAAACCCAGGACGATCCAGAACTGGGCGAGCCAAGTTTGGCCTTTTGCCCATGAAATCAAGCAAGGCGATCTTGTTGCAGTTCCTTTCAAATCCCAACGGGTGATCTACATCGGTGAAGTCGTTAGCGATTACCATTTTGAACCAGAAGGTCCGAACCCGTATTACCATTGGCGATCGGTGAAATGGGTTGGCGAGGCTATTCCCCGGTCGAGCTTCAGTCAGGACATCCTCTACACCTTCGGTGCGTTCATGACGATTTGCCGGGTGCAGCGCAACGACGCCGAAGCCCGCATCAACGCCATGCGCGCCAATAATTGGCAGCCGGAGTCCTTGCGGGCCGCGACCGTACAGCCGACGGCAACGGATGAAGAGGGTGTCGCCGAAGGTCCGGCGGACCTTGAGGAGCTTGCACGAGACCAAATTGCCCGCGCCATCGAGGCGAAATTCAAGGGCCATGACCTGACGCGGCTTGTCGAGGCTGTTCTGGAAGCCCAGGGGTACACGACCTATCGCAGCCCGGAAGGGGCCGATGGCGGAGCTGATATTCTTGCCGGGGCCGGTCCTCATGGATTTGGCCAGCCACGGCTTTGCGTCGAGGTGAAGTCTGGTTCGACGCCTACCGACCGGCCGACCGTCGACAAGTTGCTGGGAGCTGTCACCAAGTTCGGAGCCACGGAGGGACTCTTCGTGTCTTGGGGAGGTTTCAAGCCAAATGTACAAAAGGAACTCGCCGCAAGTTTCTTCCGAGTAAGGCTTTGGTCGCAGAAGGAATTACTTGAGCAGTTATTCTCAACGTATGAAAAACTCGATGCAGATTTGAAGGCCGAGCTTCCGTTAAAACGGATATGGACTGTTACTCCGCAAGATCAGTGA